In Paenibacillus sp. J23TS9, a single genomic region encodes these proteins:
- a CDS encoding FAD-dependent oxidoreductase, whose protein sequence is MNKHDPVIIVGAGLSGLRIASLLTARGFNCSVLESRERIGGRVLSEEVAHRPDLGRFDLGPTWFWPHYERTITKLVKELGLRTFEQYNTGLMLSERSRNEPAQRYVLPEGTMERSFRIMGGIQSLIDGIKATLPPGTVQLNTRVTSIRQEENGAITLETDGKRDRIRAGAIILTLPPRMVARNITFWPQLPPDLIASMDNKPTWMAAHAKAIAVYERPFWREQGLSGLASSWVGPLQEIHDASPDTGAGALFGFFGTPAKTRQELGKDKILKLVVEQLTRLFGPAAENVSALLYKDWSSDPDTAVDEDAEPLRDYPSYGPLLSVESWENQIIFAGTETTSEQGGHLEGALQSAERAVSELMELYKTQG, encoded by the coding sequence ATGAATAAACATGATCCAGTGATAATTGTTGGTGCAGGTTTAAGTGGCTTGCGTATCGCGTCTTTACTAACAGCGCGCGGTTTCAACTGCAGTGTGCTTGAATCCCGGGAACGTATCGGTGGTAGAGTTTTAAGTGAAGAGGTTGCACACAGACCAGATCTTGGCAGATTTGATCTTGGTCCGACATGGTTTTGGCCACATTATGAACGTACCATTACCAAGCTTGTTAAAGAGCTCGGTTTAAGAACCTTTGAGCAGTATAATACAGGTTTGATGCTTTCGGAACGATCCAGAAATGAGCCCGCACAGCGGTATGTACTGCCAGAAGGAACGATGGAGAGATCCTTTCGTATTATGGGAGGCATTCAGTCCCTAATCGATGGCATAAAAGCCACACTTCCTCCGGGAACGGTTCAGCTCAATACAAGAGTGACATCAATCCGTCAGGAAGAAAACGGAGCCATTACGCTTGAAACGGATGGTAAAAGGGACCGTATCCGTGCTGGTGCGATTATACTCACCTTGCCGCCTCGAATGGTTGCGCGCAACATCACTTTTTGGCCGCAGCTACCTCCGGATCTCATAGCTAGCATGGACAATAAACCCACATGGATGGCAGCTCATGCTAAAGCCATTGCGGTTTACGAACGTCCATTTTGGCGAGAACAAGGGCTTTCTGGTCTCGCTTCAAGCTGGGTAGGACCTTTGCAGGAAATCCATGATGCATCACCTGATACGGGAGCAGGTGCTCTCTTTGGTTTCTTTGGAACACCGGCGAAGACACGCCAAGAACTAGGCAAGGATAAAATCCTTAAACTGGTTGTGGAACAGTTGACTCGTCTTTTCGGTCCGGCTGCAGAAAACGTGAGTGCCCTCCTCTATAAGGATTGGTCGAGTGATCCTGACACAGCGGTAGATGAAGATGCTGAGCCGCTTCGCGACTACCCAAGCTATGGTCCGCTTTTAAGCGTGGAGAGTTGGGAAAATCAGATCATATTTGCAGGGACAGAGACTACAAGTGAACAGGGTGGGCATCTTGAAGGTGCACTGCAATCAGCTGAGAGAGCGGTATCGGAACTTATGGAACTTTATAAAACACAGGGATGA
- a CDS encoding metalloregulator ArsR/SmtB family transcription factor: protein MNHFRSESTIKERLYQQYSRIGKSLSSDKRLEIMDLLSNGPKTVENLAQQTGMSLANVSQHLKILLDSRLVKCKKAGTYSIYSVADPVVTEFLFVLWKLCENRLSDIPRIKEELLHQYEGIRTISKKELLERMAENTIMVLDLRPEDEYEAGHIVGAISIPLDELDGYLETLPRHIELAAYCRGPYCENTTEAVEHMQKKGFTAYRIDEGVQEWNFA, encoded by the coding sequence ATGAACCACTTTCGTTCAGAATCGACCATTAAAGAAAGATTGTATCAGCAGTACTCCCGTATCGGAAAAAGTTTGTCCAGCGACAAGCGGCTTGAAATCATGGACTTACTTTCGAATGGTCCAAAAACTGTCGAGAATCTTGCCCAACAGACCGGCATGAGTCTTGCTAACGTATCGCAGCATCTAAAAATATTATTGGACTCACGATTGGTGAAATGTAAAAAGGCGGGTACTTATTCGATTTATAGTGTAGCGGACCCCGTAGTAACAGAGTTTTTATTCGTTCTATGGAAGCTCTGTGAGAACCGGCTTTCCGATATTCCTCGAATTAAGGAGGAGCTGCTGCATCAATATGAAGGGATTCGCACGATTTCTAAGAAAGAGTTATTAGAAAGAATGGCAGAAAACACGATTATGGTGTTAGATCTTCGACCTGAAGATGAATATGAGGCAGGACATATTGTAGGTGCGATATCGATACCCCTGGATGAACTGGACGGATATCTTGAAACATTGCCGCGGCATATAGAACTTGCAGCTTATTGTAGAGGTCCCTATTGTGAAAATACAACAGAGGCTGTGGAACATATGCAAAAGAAGGGATTTACTGCCTACCGAATCGATGAAGGAGTACAGGAGTGGAACTTCGCATGA
- a CDS encoding MFS transporter, with product MPASIAEYVKSPEKQRQLHTKTMMIVIISQIFGGAGLAAGITVGALIAQDMLGTDSYAGVPTGLFTLGSAGAALLVGRLSQRWGRRAGLSTGFLAGGVGAIGVVLAALFNSILLLFLSMLVYGAGTATNLQARYAGTDLALPTQRAKAISMAMVFTTFGAVAGPNLVNLTGKLATSIGFPPLSGPFMLAAVAYIVAGLILLIFLRPDPFVVAKAIVEEQQSNAVSDSDQAELSRVHEKTINKKGIILGATVMVLTQIVMIAIMTMTPVHMQHHGHSLGKVGIVIGIHVAAMYLPSLITGALVDKLGYSIMSFASGFTLLLAGLIAAYGPGDSMGVTILALALLGLGWNFGLISGTAALVDATPPQVRAKTQGTVDVLIALGGAAGGTLSGMVVAHSSYMVLSLAGAFLAVLLIPVVVWYRKKAYEKFLKNHTG from the coding sequence ATGCCCGCCTCCATCGCGGAATATGTGAAATCTCCTGAAAAGCAGCGTCAGTTGCATACAAAAACAATGATGATCGTCATTATCTCACAAATTTTCGGCGGAGCTGGTTTGGCGGCGGGAATTACTGTAGGCGCGTTGATAGCTCAAGATATGCTGGGGACAGACAGCTACGCTGGAGTTCCCACAGGGCTGTTTACGTTAGGTTCTGCAGGCGCTGCCCTTTTGGTCGGTCGCCTTTCTCAACGATGGGGACGCAGGGCCGGGCTGTCCACTGGATTCCTCGCAGGTGGTGTCGGCGCCATTGGAGTTGTTCTCGCGGCGCTATTCAACAGTATTCTTTTGCTTTTTCTATCGATGCTGGTTTACGGGGCAGGCACGGCAACAAACTTACAGGCACGTTATGCGGGTACAGATTTAGCATTGCCTACACAACGGGCAAAAGCGATAAGTATGGCGATGGTGTTTACAACATTTGGCGCTGTTGCTGGACCGAATCTGGTGAATTTGACCGGAAAGCTAGCTACTTCTATAGGGTTTCCACCGTTATCCGGCCCATTCATGCTGGCAGCCGTAGCCTATATTGTAGCCGGACTGATCCTACTTATTTTTTTGCGACCCGATCCGTTCGTTGTCGCTAAGGCCATAGTTGAAGAACAACAATCCAATGCTGTTTCTGATTCTGATCAAGCGGAACTGTCTCGTGTTCATGAAAAAACCATCAATAAAAAAGGCATCATTCTTGGCGCTACTGTCATGGTGCTTACCCAAATCGTGATGATTGCGATTATGACCATGACTCCCGTTCATATGCAGCATCATGGTCACAGCTTGGGTAAGGTAGGTATTGTTATCGGCATCCATGTTGCTGCGATGTATCTGCCTTCTCTCATCACCGGGGCTCTTGTCGATAAATTAGGATATAGTATAATGTCGTTCGCCTCCGGGTTTACGTTGTTATTGGCAGGTTTAATAGCCGCTTATGGACCTGGTGATTCAATGGGCGTAACTATTCTTGCCTTGGCACTTCTTGGTTTGGGCTGGAACTTTGGTTTGATTAGCGGGACGGCAGCTCTCGTCGATGCTACACCTCCCCAGGTTCGTGCGAAGACACAAGGCACGGTGGATGTTTTGATTGCCTTGGGGGGAGCTGCCGGAGGTACACTGTCGGGTATGGTTGTGGCACACTCCAGCTATATGGTACTCTCTTTGGCGGGAGCTTTCCTGGCGGTGCTTCTTATTCCAGTAGTCGTTTGGTACCGGAAGAAAGCATATGAGAAATTTCTAAAAAATCATACAGGCTAG
- the trxA gene encoding thioredoxin — protein MGAIALTKTTFQNHIEKGVTLVDFWAPWCGPCKIQLPIVHELADELKGQATTATVNVDEQTQLASQFGVRSIPTLLLFKDGKLVEQMVGLNGKEVLKGKILKLASN, from the coding sequence ATGGGTGCAATAGCACTGACAAAAACAACATTTCAAAACCACATCGAGAAAGGTGTAACTTTGGTTGATTTCTGGGCGCCTTGGTGCGGACCATGTAAAATACAACTTCCGATTGTTCATGAATTGGCTGATGAGCTGAAGGGTCAGGCGACGACCGCTACAGTCAATGTCGATGAACAGACCCAATTAGCTTCGCAATTTGGTGTAAGAAGTATCCCAACTCTGCTGCTTTTTAAAGACGGCAAGCTGGTAGAGCAAATGGTTGGACTAAACGGAAAAGAGGTTCTCAAGGGAAAAATTTTAAAGCTGGCAAGTAACTAA
- a CDS encoding ArsR family transcriptional regulator codes for MEEANLANLYKEQLFLQYARIGKCLSSERRLELLSLLSNGPKAVETLAHQTGMSVANVSRHLQILLDANLVRFTKKGTYVIYCLANPVVAEFLSSLWKVSEHQLSDIPRLKQDIEQHYNRVHTISKKDVLNRMEKGDLLVLDIRPREEYETAHIEGAISVPMEELEDYLEELSRDTEIAAYCRGPYCVYTTQAVEHMQKKGFKAYRIEEGVQGWQTS; via the coding sequence ATGGAAGAAGCTAATTTAGCTAATTTATATAAAGAACAATTATTTTTACAATATGCCCGAATCGGAAAATGCTTATCCAGTGAGCGAAGACTTGAACTATTGAGTTTGCTATCAAACGGCCCTAAAGCTGTAGAAACGCTAGCACATCAGACAGGGATGAGTGTTGCCAATGTTTCACGTCATCTGCAAATTTTATTGGATGCGAACCTAGTCAGATTTACAAAAAAGGGCACATACGTCATTTACTGTTTGGCTAATCCGGTGGTCGCAGAATTTTTGTCGTCCTTGTGGAAGGTTTCTGAGCATCAGCTTTCGGATATTCCGCGGCTCAAGCAAGACATAGAGCAACATTACAATCGTGTTCATACCATTTCCAAGAAGGACGTTTTAAATCGGATGGAAAAGGGCGATCTGCTTGTATTGGATATTCGCCCAAGAGAAGAGTATGAGACCGCACATATTGAGGGGGCAATATCGGTTCCCATGGAAGAACTCGAAGACTATCTTGAAGAGTTGTCGCGAGATACTGAAATAGCAGCTTATTGCCGAGGGCCGTATTGTGTGTATACTACGCAAGCCGTTGAGCACATGCAAAAAAAAGGTTTTAAAGCCTATCGAATCGAAGAAGGCGTACAGGGCTGGCAAACTAGTTAA
- a CDS encoding glycine zipper domain-containing protein — MSKNNERNRNDGHDDINTGEAVGTVGGGAAGAVVGSALGPIGTVVGGIVGASLGHKAGEGVEDNDDTTKGTD; from the coding sequence ATGAGTAAAAACAATGAACGCAATCGAAACGATGGACATGATGACATTAATACTGGTGAAGCTGTAGGAACCGTGGGTGGAGGGGCAGCAGGGGCTGTCGTCGGTTCCGCATTGGGTCCCATTGGAACTGTGGTAGGTGGCATCGTTGGCGCATCCTTGGGCCACAAGGCTGGTGAAGGCGTTGAAGATAACGACGATACTACTAAAGGAACAGATTAG